One segment of Solanum stenotomum isolate F172 chromosome 1, ASM1918654v1, whole genome shotgun sequence DNA contains the following:
- the LOC125864262 gene encoding S-adenosyl-L-methionine-dependent uroporphyrinogen III methyltransferase, chloroplastic, with translation MTTILKRRKYNPVSNCLHTEPITHLPSLTHPLAPPPSKGQEILLGXISSSSGATQLRKIKSFCVNPVCCINYASHSSSPFTEKHSIERYQRDSWIYKDELEQQSGSCPILPDPSYVRDYDIALQLPELKKMLQVLREKREGEGGCDRKVPGNVFLVGTGPGDPELLTVKALRVIQNADLLLYDRLVSNEVLDLVGPDARLLYVGKTAGYHSRTQEEIHELLLSFAEAGANVVRLKGGDPLVFGRGGEEMDFLQQKGIQVKVIPGITAASGISAELGIPLTHRGVANSVRFLTGHSRKGGTDPLFVAENAADPDSTLVVYMGLSTLPSLASKLIYHGLPTDTPAVAIERGTTPQQRMVFAELKNLADDIVSHQLESPTLIIIGKVVALSPLWPHSTEETPILVETNSSTNTLQ, from the exons ATGACAACTATTTTAAAACGGAGAAAGTATAATCCGGTATCAAATT GCCTTCATACAGAGCCAATTACACATTTGCCTTCTCTTACCCACCCCCTCGCGCCGCCTCCTTCCAAAGGTCAAGAAATCCTACTTGGGGNAATTTCATCTTCTTCTGGAGCAACCCAATTgagaaaaatcaaatctttttgtGTTAATCCTGTTTGTTGTATCAACTATGCATCAcattcttcttccccttttacTGAGAAGCATTCAATTGAGAGATACCAAAGGGATAGTTGGATTTACAAGGATGAATTGGAGCAACAATCCGGTTCTTGCCCAATTCTGCCTGATCCTAGCTATGTGAGGGACTATGACATAGCTTTGCAGCTGCCTGAGCTGAAGAAAATGCTTCAGGTTTTAAGGGAGAAGAGAGAAGGGGAAGGAGGGTGTGATAGAAAAGTGCCTGGGAATGTGTTCTTGGTGGGTACTGGACCAGGAGATCCTGAGTTGTTGActgttaaggctttgagagttaTTCAGAATGCTGATCTTTTGTTGTATGATAGATTGGTTTCTAATGAAGTCTTGGATTTGGTTGGTCCTGATGCTAGACTTCTCTATGTTGGTAAAACTGCTGGTTATCATAGCAGAACTCAG GAAGAAATTCATGAGTTGCTTCTGAGTTTTGCTGAAGCTGGGGCAAATGTTGTGAGACTAAAAGGAGGTGATCCGTTG GTATTTGGACGAGGAGGAGAAGAGATGGATTTTCTTCAACAAAAGGGAATTCAAGTTAAAGTTATTCCAG GTATTACTGCAGCATCTGGGATATCGGCGGAGTTGGGAATTCCATTAACCCATCGAGGTGTCGCAAATAGTGTTAGATTTCTCACTGGTCACTCGAGAAAAGGAGGAACAGACCCACTTTTTGTTGCAGAGAATGCAGCTGACCCCGACTCCACATTAGTTGTTTATATGGGCTTGTCAACTCTTCCTTCCCTGGCTTCAAAGCTCATATATCATGGATTGCCAACTGATACACCAGCTGTTGCCATTGAGCGAGGGACGACACCTCAACAACGCATG GTGTTTGCAGAACTGAAGAATCTTGCTGATGATATCGTATCTCACCAGCTAGAGTCACCAACCTTGATTATCATTGGGAAGGTTGTAGCTCTTTCACCATTATGGCCACATTCCACTGAAGAGACTCCTATCTTGGTCGAGACAAATTCTTCAACCAACACATTGCAATAG
- the LOC125876739 gene encoding O-fucosyltransferase 20-like: MAVSKTNKKKQQCYIAVPSQIINSISPSGLQSLLLSPKKKNPSFSVKFKLLLNNPRFWVLFLFVFGFVGMLKLWFNFETLVPFAPNPCGIFQEKTSFLNDHEVSQLSIGALNLGNEEKEVGDEKSEFWKQPDGLGYKPCLDFSSEYRKTSLDIVKGRTRYLMVVVSGGMNQQRNQIVDAVVIARILGAALVVPILQVNVIWGDESEFSDIFDLDHFKEVLANDVRIVSSLPSTHVMTRPVEEKRTPLHASPEWIRSHYTRKLRRDGVLLLRSLDSRLSKDLPSDLQKLRCKVAFHALRFSPSILGLGNKLTERMRSKGPYVALHLRMEKDVWVRTGCLPGLSHEIDEMINNERKRRPELLTSRSNMTYHDRKLAGLCPLNALEVTRLLKALGAPKSARIYWAGGIPLGGKEALQPLTSEFPHFFNKEDLALPGELEPFAKKASLMAALDYIVTENSNVFMPSHGGNMGHALQGQRAYAGHRKTITPNKRQMLQHFLNSSLSETEFNRIILDLHRDSLGQPELRKAGRDVTKYPVPECMCNGTMNHSST, translated from the exons ATGGCAGTGTCAAAAACCAACAAGAAGAAGCAGCAATGTTACATAGCTGTACCATctcaaataataaattcaatttctccttcagggcttcagTCTCTGTTACTGTctccaaagaaaaaaaacccATCTTTTTCTGTAAAGTTCAAACTTTTGCTTAATAATCCAAGATTCTgggttttgtttctttttgtttttgggttTGTTGGTATGTTGAAGTTATGGTTCAATTTTGAAACTTTGGTTCCTTTTGCACCAAACCCATGTGGGATTTTTCAAGAAAAGACTTCATTTTTAAATGACCATGAAGTTTCTCAGCTCAGTATTGGAGCTCTGAATCttggaaatgaagaaaaagaagtaggGGATGAAAAGAGTGAGTTTTGGAAACAACCTGATGGGTTGGGTTATAAGCCTTGTTTGGATTTCAGTTCAGAGTATAGAAAAACAAGTTTGGATATTGTTAAAGGAAGGACTAGGTACTTGATGGTTGTGGTTTCTGGTGGAATGAATCAGCAGAGAAATCAGATTGTTGATGCTGTGGTGATTGCTAGGATTCTTGGTGCTGCTCTTGTTGTTCCTATTTTGCAAGTTAATGTCATCTGGGGTGATGAAAG TGAGTTCTCTGATATATTTGACTTGGATCACTTTAAGGAAGTATTAGCAAATGATGTAAGAATAGTTTCATCACTTCCATCAACGCACGTAATGACTAGACCTGTGGAGGAGAAAAGGACTCCTCTCCATGCCTCCCCCGAATGGATTCGTTCACATTATACCAGAAAG CTTAGGAGGGATGGTGTTCTACTTTTGCGAAGCCTTGACTCGAGGCTGTCTAAGGATCTTCCTTCTGATCTTCAAAAACTTCGTTGCAAG GTGGCATTTCATGCTTTGAGGTTTTCGCCATCAATCTTAGGACTTGGTAACAAACTTACTGAGAGGATGAGGAGCAAGGGACCATATGTTGCTCTTCATTTGAGAATGGAGAAGGATGTGTGGGTGAGAACAGGATGTCTTCCTGGTTTAAGCCATGAGATTGATGAGATGATAAATAATGAGAGGAAGCGAAGGCCTGAGCTCTTAACTTCGCGTTCAAACATGACCTACCATGACAGAAAGCTTGCTGGTCTGTGCCCTTTGAATGCTTTGGAGGTTACAAG GTTGCTCAAAGCATTGGGAGCACCAAAGAGTGCAAGAATCTATTGGGCTGGAGGAATTCCTTTGGGTGGAAAAGAAGCATTGCAACCATTGACAAGTGAATTCCCTCACTTCTTTAACAAAGAGGATCTTGCATTGCCCGGGGAACTTGAGCCATTTGCCAAGAAAGCATCCCTTATGGCTGCTCTCGACTACATAGTAACTGAGAATAGCAATGTTTTCATGCCATCTCATGGTGGAAACATGGGACATGCTCTCCAG GGACAAAGGGCCTATGCAGGGCACAGAAAGACTATCACTCCCAACAAAAGACAGATGCTTCAACATTTTCTGAACTCATCACTATCTGAGACAGAATTCAACAGAATTATATTGGACTTGCATAGAGATTCCTTAGGTCAGCCAGAATTGAGGAAAGCAGGAAGGGATGTGACTAAGTACCCTGTCCCAGAGTGCATGTGCAATGGTACTATGAACCATTCATCGACATAA